Within Piliocolobus tephrosceles isolate RC106 chromosome 7, ASM277652v3, whole genome shotgun sequence, the genomic segment gcagtggctcaagcctgtaatcccagcactttgggaggccgagatgggcagatcacgaggtcaggagatcgagaccatcctggctaacaccgtgaaactccgtctctactaaaaaatacaaaaaaaactagccgggtgtggtggtgggcgcctgtagtcccagctacttgggagactcaggcaggagaatggcgtaaacccggaaggcagagcttgcagtgagctgagatcctgccactgcactccagcctgggcgacagagcgagactccgtctcaaaaaaaaaaaaaaaaaagtatgtcaagTAATCACTGTATTTCACAGAATATAGTAAGGGTTAATACTGCTGACCTTATTGAtccaatttttattatatttttttgtggTGGGGGGAGaaagaatctcactttgttgcccaggctggagtacagtagcatgatcaccaTTAACTGCAgactcgaattcctggactcaagggatcctcccacctcagcctctgaatagctaggactgcaagtgtttgtcaccacacctggctaatttttattttattttttgtagagatgaggtctcgctatgttgcccagactggtcttgatctcctggcctcaagtgttctgctcacctcagcctcctaaagcactgggataacaggtgtgagacacctcacccagcctatgtttttattttaaatcttctgGTTTCTATACGTGCTCTCCTCATTCTCCTGATTTATCCTAATGTTTATTAAGGACCTATTTCTTGCCGGACATTTTACAggatgctgaaaactacaaaggcAAAAGGggtatttctccttcactctaTGGGCTCTCAGACtattgagaagaaaaacaatgtttattGTGTGCCTACTATTTATTAGGATTTGAAAGGACTCTTACGAGTCTATCATATACATAGACTTATCCAGTGTTCACAGCAACCTCATATATAGGTAAAGATTATTGACAGTTTACAGATAAGATGGTTGAGCCTTGCCTTCAGCTAGTATGGGGTAAAGCGGGATACAGTAGAGCTTTATAAGCCAGAACAGTGTAGAATTAAATCCTGTTTCCTCCTCCTACTACTAAGTATATGGCCTGCTGTGACCTCATAGCTACTCTAAGCCTCAAGTTAATTGAATCTAGAATGAGGATAGTAGCTAGTTCATTAGGTTTTTCTAAAGATTAAATGGAATCAAATACCCAGTACCAAACCCAATTTTCAACACAAGGATGACACGAAATAAATACTATTATCATCACATTGTGAGAACTGACATTTGAATGCAGCTCTGACTTCCAAACCCCAAAATGTACCCTCCTGTGTTTTGGGTGTGAGTTCTTTCTGCAACTAAAGtgtgtgtttttgcttttaaaactcAGTTTTGATTTCTGACAAGGGGGAGGAGAGATATCTGTGTTCACTAAGGTACAGGCTATATTGCTGTATCAAACAGGCACAAAACACAGCGGCTTAAATAAGATAGATATGTAGGTCAATGTTGGGTCACTTTTTGCTCTAGGTTTCAGCCCACAGGAAGACAAAAAGAGGACAAGTAGAGGGCAAACAACATCCTTTAACCAAGTGACATGAAAGTTGCATacagccgggcttggtggctcacgcctgtaatcccagcactttgggaggctgaggcgggcggatcacgaggtcagcagttggagacaagcctgaacaatatggtgaaacctcatctctactgaaaatacaaaaattagctgggcacggtggtgggcacctgtaatcctagctactcaggaggctgaggcaggagaatggcttaaacccaggaggtggaggttgcagtgagccgagattgcaccactgcgctccagcctgggcgacagagtgagactccgtctcaaaaaaaaaaaaaggaagttgctAACAATACATCCACCTGCATTCTAAAGGCTGTATTAAGCTGCAAAGGAGGGTGAGAAATGCAGTCTCCAATTGGATAGTCTAATATGTCCAATAAACCATATCTATGCAAGGCAATTtgagaggaaataaataataattatatctgGGGAAATATAATGCTGGTTTCAAGTTATATTAAGCATATTATGCTCCTCCAattatttgtttggttttccttttatatataattaGATGAGTTGACCAGCAGGGTTACAGGCTTGGCAGTGTTTTTCTAATTTAAGTCTACTGCATGCACACTTTAAGACACAGTTTGGATTGAATCTCCTGGAGTCCATGTTTATCTACTGCTACAGATATAACTAATGTCtctctcctctatttttttttttttgagacagagtctcgctctgtcgcccaggcaagaatgcatggtgtgatcttggctcaccacagcctccgcctcctgggctcaagcaattctcctgcctcagccttctgagtagctgggtttataggtgtgcaccattgcactcagctaatttttgtatttttagtacagactaggtttcaccatgttggccaggctggtcttgaactcctaacctcaggtaatctgcccacttcagcctcctaaagtgctgggattataggcatgagccactgcacccagccctctcctctatttttaataatcatAAATGTTTTATTGCAGGTATCTACTTAGAGGctttattaatccattctcatgctgctataaggtcatacctgagactgggtaacttattaaggaaagaggtttaattgactcacagttctgcagggctggagaggcctcgggaaacttacaatcagggcagagggggaagcaaatatgtccttcttcacaaggttgcaggagagagaaaaataagaggcaagtgaaggaggaagccccttataaaaccatcagatctctcgAGGACTTTCTGTAATAAGAAGCACAGGGGATAtcacccccgtgattcagttacctcccaccgggtccctcccatgacacgtgggaattatgggaactacaattcaagatgaaatttgggtggggacacagccaaaccgtatcagaggTCTGTCTTCTCTTCTTGAATCTCTTCTTTACGTAGGTCAGAATACTGCTTTACATACCTTATTATTTCCAGGCCAAGTAGCAGGTCTGGCATATATAGAAAAtcaatgttaaataaattaataaactaaaaaaaatgcatatagaaACTTCTGAAATGGTGCTtgatgtatttattgagtacatgtTAGGGGGCACTGTTGGATGACAGTGGATGATAAAAGAACAGATGACATCCCCCTCTACTCCTGCAAATGTGGACtgtaaatatattcaaatgtatTTGTTCCCACATTGGGTATGTTCTTGATTCTATGAGATAGATAAAAGCATTTACTAAATTACACAGCAAATAGTAATCCTTGAACAACTTCAAGGTCAAGAAATATATAGTTCTTTGTGATACGAAAGGTTTTAATGAAAGACACATTTCCTTCGCTTAGATATCTGCCACATTTGTCTTATTCCCCACTGAATCTTTGACAGGTCTGTAATTCAAGTAAAGCTTGATCTTCCTGAAACCGTTTATGAGAACTTAAAAGAGGTTTCTCTCCACTCTCAACAAAATGAGGTAGATTGCTGATTTATTGCACTTTTCTCTCTTTACCTGAAATTtcaatatttatctatttatttttaagaagccTCTTTTAATATTTCCCTGGCAACCTGTCTtaatattcctttcttttcatttttcagaaacatCTCTCTTCTTCACCAGCCACCCCAGTTACCACTTGCTTGAGTTTCTTTTTCCCAAATTGCTGCCTTTTGTCTTCTCAGCTACAGTATAATGCAATGCCTTCTTCTTTCAAACATTTTGACCTCAAACCAGATAAATTTCAGAGAAAGCTCACATGTTCCTCATCCTGTTGTAGGATTAACAAATTCTAGATCCATAGAAATTGATGCATTACGATTTATTTACAATAACCTGCATATTTAACAAATGTAGCTAAGAGTGCTTAACACATCTTAAACAATTTCAAAGGAGACATAGAACACATAAAATCTGTCGGCTGTTTGTAAATCTGGCAACATTATTGGTTTTGATGAATGCTACTTAACATAAAACATACACATTCTGCTCAAGTCAATCTTAAAACAAACTTGACTCATTTATTCTTAGcgaaattttctctctttttttttaatctaaaatgtgtttattgagaTGGTTTCCCACTCATCTTGATTCAGAGTGCCTTTAGTGCTGCTTCCTCCTAAAGGAACATCCTTCTGTAAGCCTTGCTTTTCCTCCTGTAGGCTGGCAGAGGACAGTGGAGCAGCCAACACACAAAACTACCGTTTGTGCATGGCTAAAGACCGTGGTGATTTTATAGCATCCTGGGCATTTCACATCCATGAAGTAGGAATTGGGGCTCTGCACCAGGCGTTTCTTCTtgtgtttcctcttctcctcttctgggGAGGGATGAAGGAGATCCTTTGCGAGAGGCATGTTCTCGTGTGGGTAAGTCGTCACCGCCGGAAAAACTCTTAGCGAAATTTTCTAATCAAATATATGCTCTTCAGCAAATAGCCTTTCTAAAAATGACTGCGATGCAGTAAAGTTCAGTAattgtctatcaattttgctaTGTGTTGTCTACATTCAGACATTACATGTGTCTCAACTGTGAGTTACTGTgccttttttttctgtcactggAACCTAGAAATACTACGTATAACATATATtctcaatagaataaaaaaaaaccatTCTTTTACTCTCTCAGCTAAGCATCCACTGCATGCCAGCATTATGCCAAGCACTGGTAAACAAAGGTGAATAAAATGCCACCATCTTTGCTCTTCTGAAAGGGAAATTAATCTTgggacccccaaatcactaagccaagggaaaagtcaagTTTGGGTTTATGTCAGGCAAAcgtgcctcccattttattcctaaataagttAAGCTACAAAGGTAAGAAGTTACATACCTCCCTCACTATTTGCCCACatggaaattccttgtggacaaaaGACAGACAGAACCCAAAGGCATCCCTTTGAGGATTACCTGAGACAAACGTATATCTGATTGCTCCCTTTGCCTATtgcttatgtaaaaatgcagatttactGAGCCAGACTAAATGGTGTATTCAGCGGAAGGCTCATCAAGGATTCAAAATAATGCAACCTTTTTTCTCTTATCTACTTCTGACCTGGAAAAccccacttcaagttgtccctGCTTACTGGACCAAACCTaggtacatcttacacatattgattgatatctcatgtctccctaaaatgtataaaagtcaGCTGTACcatgaccaccttgggcacatgtcaccAGGACCTCATGAAGCTGTGTCACAGGTGCGTCCTTAaccttggaaaaataaactttctaaattgactgagacctgtctcgtACATTTTGGGTTCACACTCTCAAGAAGTTCACAGTCTAactggggagagagagacaatTGCAGTCATTGTCAGAAGTTGcctaaaaaatgtattaaagtgaGCCGATCCAAGACTTAGATGGCCTAGGCACACATCTAGATCTGGGcagtaaatgttttctttctttctttctttctatctatctatctgtctgtctatctatctatctatctatctatctatctatctatctatctataattttttttttttgagacagagttttgctcttgttgcctaggctggagtgcaatggcacaatctcagctcactgcaacctccacctcccaggttcaagtgattctcctgcctcagccttcacaagtagctgggcttataggcatgagccaccaagcccggctaattttgtattttcagtagagatggagtttctctgtatgggtcaggctggtctcgatctcctgacctcaggtgatccatccacctcagcctcccaaagtgctgggattacaggcgtgaaccactgtgcccagctccggAGAGTAAATGTTCTTAAAGACAAGTGGTTGTTTTCTaggcaaataaaaatagtatGGAGTTGAAAACAAAGTACAAGTCTGGGAGTCTAAACActgtaaaaaatgtaaacaacattttttggtaatttaaaaaggtcataaacatttaaaaatatcataccgccgggcgcggtggctcaagcctgtaatcccagcactttgggaggccgagacgggcggatcacgaggtcaggagatcgagaccatcctggctaacctggtgaaaccccgtctctactaaaaaaaaaaaatacaaaaaactagccgggcgaggtggcgggcgcctgtagtcccagctactcgggaggctgaggcaggagaatggcgtaaacccgggaggcggagcttgcagtgagctgagatgcggccactgcactccagcctgggtgacagagcgagactccgtcttaaaaatatatatatatatatcataccaTTGATAATTTAAGGCTAGTTTGCTAGAGTGAATAACATGTTGAAGTTACGAAATTCAGTGGGTAGCAAATAAATGCCCAGAgttgattttatactttttgctCCTGAAGCAAAGTTTTTCATACCTTAGATAATCCTCAAAATGTATGCACTTCCTTGACATGGTGTGTAAATGCAGACAGTTCACCTGACAACCTGACTTGGTGCTATGGAGTTAAAGATGCTTATAATAACCCCTGCCTACTTATCTCCCTTTATGCAAAGAGTATGGACCCTGAAATCAGACAATTCCAAGCAAAAATAGTGTACTTTTATCAGAAGAGTAATCTTGGGTAAGTACCACAAAAGCACTGAGATCCAGGGTCCTCAAAGTTGAGAGCGATCCAAGAGTAACCATTTTAGagagttattgtgagaattagatGAAATCAAATAtctggtggctcatacctgtaaaaccagcactttgggaggctgaggtgggaggatcactttaggtcaggagttcaagaccagcctggccaacatggtgaaaccctgtctctactaaaaatacaaaaattagctgggcatggtggtgcatgcctgtcattccagctactcgggaggctgaggcacaagaatcgcttgaacccaggaggcagaggttgcagcgagctgagattgcaccactgccctccagcctgggtgacagagtgagactctttctcaagagtgagagagggagagagagagagatctgtaTTCGCCaggattcttcagagaaacagaaccacaaGTGGAGACAGCTTTACTATAAGGAATCGGCCCATGGGATGATAGTGGCTGACAGTTCCCAAGATCTTCAGGGTGAGTTGGCATGCTGGATTTCCACTTCAAAGGCTAGCAGACAGGAGCTTTAAGAACAGCCCATGTTTCAGTTTAAGTCGAAAGGCAGAAAAACTAATGTGCCAATTTGAAGGCAGGCAGGAATAATTCTTTCTTACTTGGGGGCGGGTCAGCATTTTTGATCTATTCAGACTTTCAGATGATTGGGTGAGGCCCATCCACATTCAGCCCACTCACATCCGTCTaccaatttaaatattaaaaacagccTCACAGGAATGCTCAGGATAATGTCTGACCAGATATCCAGACACCTTGGGGCATAATCAAGTTGACCATAAAAGTAACCGTTATAATAGCTGGGGTTCATTTCTTAATGATTGAAATGAGGCTTcataaaaatctcaaataaatgaaaccataatatacacaaagaaaaaatgacttCCTCAATTAGCAgaacataaataattatttccGGAGAAGCTGAGGATCATTATAGCAGAGTGAGCTACTAAGAGTGAAAAGGAGGAGGTGATTTCAGAAAttcacaataagaaaaatacagactATTAACACACTTTTCCCAAAAGTGAATAGAGCACACAGTCACCACCACAAccacaaaatgagaaaatcagCTTGTGGCCCGCTCAAAGGACAACTTTCTAACCACATACTGGGATGCCTGATAAGCCATAATTCTAGTGGTAATCCAacatggaaatgaaggaaaaaatccttGTGTTTGATGCTGCATCTCTCAGTAGACTGCATTTAACAATTCCTGTAAGGGAACAGATAGAAACCACAGAGGAGTGTCAAAATTTAATTTTCCTCAGAGAACTAAAGGGACCTCTTTGAGAAAAAGAAGCTATAGACATGAATGTGGCGTGAATTATGTTTTCTCATAAATCCCATCACTTTGATTGCTtaagtctgaatttttttttttttttttttttttttgaagatggagtctcgctctgttgcccaggctggagtgcaatggcgcgatttcagctcactgcaacctccacctcctgggttcaagcgattctcctgtctcagcctcccaagtagctgggactacaggcgtgtgacaccacgcccggctaattttttgtattttttggagagaaggggtttcaccgtgttagccaggatggtcttgatctcctgatctcatgatctgcccgtctcggcctcccaaagtgctgggattacaggcgtgagccactgcgtccggccaagTCTGAATGATTTATACTTATTGAGGGCCTGCGAGTGCCAGGCATTATGCTGACTGCCATCTCATTCATATAAAAACACTGTAAGGTCCATGTGGGTGTATCTATCTTACAAATGATTATGCTGGACCTCGAAAATGAAGGTTACTATCACATATCTAGAGAACACTGCATCTGGGATTCAGACCCAAGTCCTCCTATTCCAAAGTCAGAAGACTTGATAGCCCTAGGTATTCTTTACAGTTGAGGCTTGGTTCTTGCATGGAGTAGGAAAAATTGAGATAGCAATCAGCATAATGGGCCCACCAACCCTCACCCCAGAAAACTGACTactcaaaaaattataattgtcTAAAAATATGGTggttgtaaaaaatatatataattgttgtTAGTAAAATTACAACAAATAATAGTATCTACTGATACTTCTTTCTGCTTTCAGGTAATTTGAATTactgtatgattacatttatgTAACACTCTTTAAATGACtaaattatagaaatagagaaGAGATCAGGTTGCCAGGGTTAGGGCTGGAGTTGAGGTGGCAGTGGGAAAGGGAGGTAGGAATGGTTATCAGAAGGTCaacatcctgtaatcccagctacttgggaggctgaggcaggagaatcgcttgaacccaggaggcgcaagttacagtgagctgagatcgtgccactgcaccccagccaccggggcgacagtgcaagactccctctccatctcaaaaacaaaaaaaacaaagcaaaacaaaaggtCAGCATGAGGTATCCTCTGGTAGTAATGgaattattttatatcttgactgtaatggtagatacatgaacccacacatgtgataaaattgcattgaactaaatgcacacatatacatgcacaaacagaGACAAGTGAGTACAGGTAAACTGATACAACCTGAATAAAATTATTGGATTTTATCAACACCAAATCACTGGCTGTAATATTGTGCTATAGTTTTGCAAGACGTTACCACTGTGGAATACCAGGTAAAGGGTACATAGgatctttctgtattatttcttctaactgcatataaatctataattatctgaaaaaaaGGTTAATTAGCAAGCATGTTACTGAACGTCCATTATCTACCTTGATGACTAGTATAACCTCGTGAGATAGAGATACTTTTCTAAGCCATTTCATGCATTTTTAATAACACTTTGGACTCTGACCAATTTCCAGATAGACTCTTCTGCCTTTTAGAAGGCCAGTAACTAATCAGAACTACTGGCTCCCCTATGCCGAGATAAACAAGTTAAGCAAATGTGGATGTATTAGATTTGTCAtttgatgaatgaagaaaaacttCTCCAGGAAGAATAGGAACAGCTTGAGTGAGTACAGTTTCTTGAGCATGCCCAGGGGGAAAACGAAGCCATTGTTATCTGATGTGACACCTAGGGCAGCCCGCCTGGCAAGCCCACCGCCAACGAAGACTGTCCTTAATGAGAGTCTGGGATCAATTAAGGAAAAGTGAACTTCTAACCTATGTGAACTGTCAGGGTTGAGGCCTGGCCTGGCTGATCTCTGTGTTTGCAGAGGTTAATCACAGCACTCCGCGCTGACAAGGGCTTCCCTTCTTTTCCTACCTCTAGGTACTAAGTTGTGCCCTCTGAGGCCCCAGAGAGGAGAAAGTTCCCTTTCCCTCTATTTCTAAagtaggaaaatgaaaaagataagtaTAGTTTTGTGCAAGAATGTTTGCCCCATATCTAGAGCAGGGACTGGCATATAATAGGTGTTCAAGACATTTTTTATCAAAGAGTAATTTCCAATAAACCTTAAGAAAAATTCAGCTCACAGCTCCTGATctataaaccagaaaaaaatcagcCATCTGTTCAATGCTGACTATGTATCAGATGCTGTCTTTACATATTTAAGTACCAGTCACTCTTTTCAAGTATTCTAACCATAGATGGTATTTTTAATGTCCATTTAATAGATGAGGGCATTGAGGCACAGTTAGATTGAATAACTAccaagtcacacagctgataagtgGGGGATGTGGGAGGATGTACCGCCAACACAACCCCACCACTTGTGGTTAAATCACCAGCCTCCCTTGCCTCACAATTTACAGAGAGTGAATTCATGAGGCAGAAATACGTATTCAAAAGTGAAGGCATCCTTCTTGGTTTGGAGCTTAACCAAAATTCTCATATAGAATGTAAAAAAGCATTCTAAAAGCTCTTTTAACGTTTACAACAATTCTATGATGTGGAAGTTATCAACCCTCGtttataaatgaacaaatggggTCAAAATGGTTAAGTGACTTGAAGTGGTAACCCATTTGGTAAGCAGTAAATTCTGTTTCCTGAGTTTTATCTTCTAAACCCAGCTCTTGGGTTTACTATATAACTATTGAATCTTGCATTTCAGCATCAACCTTGCATCAGCAAGAATTCTAATTCAGTTGTAAGAGCTGACTCCAACTAGTTTAATTAAGCTTGTTGAGGGATAATTTGCTCATCTATAATATGAAGCTATTATAATACCTGCACTTTCTGTCTCAGTGGGTCAACATGAAGAAAAGATGAGATGATGCAAGTGAAAACTTTTTGTCAGCTGTAAACTAGAAGGCACTTCCAGTTGCcactatgattattatttttcagaatcaTTTTACTTCCAGGAAACAATGCCAGAATGGAATCTCATTGGGTTTTAATGTTGGGGTATTATACATTcaattctgaatttatttatttttgtttcattcattcacttgttcaaCAAGTGGGTTTTGAGCAGTTATTTTATGAGACACACTATACTAGACCCTGTAGAAAAATGGCTGGGTGCGAAGagttacacctgtaatctcagtgctttgggaggttgaggtgggcgaatcacttgaggtcaggagttcaaggccaacatggtgaaaccctgtctctagtaaacatacaaaaatgaaccgggcgtggtggcaggtgcctgtaatcccagctactcgggaggctggggtaggagaattgcttgaacccaggaggcagaggttgcagtgagctgagatggtgctactgcactctaccctgggctaCAGaaggagacttcatctcaaaaaaaaaaaaaaaaaaaaaaaaacaaccaagaagaagaaaaaaagtagtaGCACTGTAGATAAGTATTATCTGTCAAATTGTAATCATACAGAAACCATGTCTTATTCACTGTTAGTCCTTTCCATCATGATGTCAAATCTTAGCTGGTGCCCGGTAAATGTTGGTTAAATGCAGCAAAAAGTGTTAAGTCtcaggtttttttcccccatttgaAGCTTATGATGCTGTTAAAaggtaatgagaaaataaatgtcataagTTAAAAGAGAGGTACACATTAAAAATTTGGTGGATTAGAGTTATCCAGTTGATTCTAtggaaaaagttatatttaccCTAGATAATAAAGACCTGCCTGATATGTTAGCCAAATAGTATTTTAGAAAGGTGATTTTCAAACTTAACTTTCATCAGTGTGCCCCTGTGCCCAGAGATTCTGTTCTGATTCCTTAGGCCTGGCAGAGGCCAGAAAAACTGTGTTTTTAAGAAGCACTGCAGGTAATTCTTAAAATCAGGTAGCTCTGAAGaacaataaagtagaaaaataaagttcttaAATTAGGTCAGGTAAAATTGTTGAAAAATTTTCTCTAATTGTAAgatttaaattcttttcttcttcctgtcaTTTGCAAAGGTAATCTTTTAGAGACTAGAAACATTTGCGGTAGAATCTTCCAAAATTTACATAGGTTTAGGTATGTAAGGTTAGTATCAGCACTCATCCAATTATGTGCTGAGTTTGACTCGGTCA encodes:
- the LOC111550904 gene encoding 40S ribosomal protein S27 is translated as MPLAKDLLHPSPEEEKRKHKKKRLVQSPNSYFMDVKCPGCYKITTVFSHAQTVVLCVGCSTVLCQPTGGKARLTEGCSFRRKQH